The nucleotide window CATGGTCGTATCACCGTTAAACCGGAAGTAAAACATCTAGAGGGAAAAAAAGTCACCTTTGTGGATGGAAGTGAAGAAGAAATTGATTTAATCGTATGTGCTACCGGATATCATCTCGCCTATCCCTTTTTACCCCAAGAACTCCAAAGGGTAGAAGGTGCGATCGCTAAATGTTACGGAGGGTCATTTTTAGCCGACTATAAAGGATTATATTACATTGGATGGGGACAAGCTAGAGGAGGAGTCGGATCATTAATCGCCGCGTCTGCGCCTATCTTAGTTCGTTTCCTGAAACTACAAGATCAAATTAACGTACCTGTAGGACTGGTGTTGAAAGAAATGGGACAACAGTTACCCCAAACTCACCTCTTTGATCCTCAGCAAATGTTTAGAAAAATAAAACTAGCCCATCTTTTCTTTAATCAGATTACCAAAAAAGCCTATCAAGTCGATCGTCAATACGGAAAATTTTCTAATCCGGTACTTCCTCCTTTAGAAAAATCCGAGGAAACCCAGATGCTAATGATGTATTAGGGCTTATTTTTTACTGATTCTCGTTTCGGTTCTAAAGTTTTGTTAAAAAGAGACTAAAAAAAACAAAAAATTGGGAATACTTCAGGTGTCTGTCGTATATAGTTCAAGAACACTTTCTTGTGATCTATCAACCTTAATGAAGTTCCACTCCCACACCCATGAACGACACCATCCAAAAACCACGCCTCCTTAAATTCCTGCAAGAGGAACTCAATATCCCCTCTGCTTCTATCAATTTAGCATTAAATGATCCTCAAATCTCCTACGGATCTTTGCCCATGTTATTATGGCGTTATGGTCTAATTAACTTATCTCAGTTAGAGTTAATCTTTGACTGGCTTGACGATCCGAAACATTCTTACAACCTCTAATCTCAATCAATATGTTAGAGCCTTCAAAAATTGATAATGAATAATGGATAATTATTTTTCAGAATCTACTCTATCTTAATTGTATTTTTTACCTATTTTTGGTCTCAGATTTCCACTCTTCATTATCAATTAACAATTATTCATTGGTCTGGATAGGTTTCTAATTGGTTTACTGCTCTACATCACGAAAAATTAATAAAATTTCTCTAAAATATTTTTAAAATCCATAAACTCTCTTGTTCATTTAAATTATATATTAGGAATTTCCTCCTGCCCTCTGCCCTCTCCCTCCTGCCTTTTACCTATTACATTTTGCCGATTTTTTAAAAATAACTGAATCAAATTAACTCTTTAGACAGAGGTAGAAAGAGCAATAGATTTGGTGTGATCGCTAATAGAAAGCCTCAAGAAAAGAGGCAGAGCAACATAAGCCGAGTCATAAATAACATGAGAACCTTTTTTTGGGTAACATTCTCCTTCGTCGTCGTAGGAATAATATCCCTTTTATTACAACCCACAATTAATCGTTATTAATTAACAGCATTTACCTTAAAAAATAGT belongs to Gloeothece citriformis PCC 7424 and includes:
- a CDS encoding DUF2949 domain-containing protein: MNDTIQKPRLLKFLQEELNIPSASINLALNDPQISYGSLPMLLWRYGLINLSQLELIFDWLDDPKHSYNL